One Yimella lutea DNA window includes the following coding sequences:
- a CDS encoding acyltransferase family protein, with protein MRDEGGVRVGEQTPAARKHVGGLDGLRAIAVVAVILYHLELPWAAGGFLGVDIFFVISGYLITSQLWARASAPGGGVDLRRFWAARARRLIPALVVVLLATTLAQLAAGRDQLTSYLGDLGAAATYTSNWWYVLHERSYFEAFGRPRALQHLWSLAVEEQFYVVWPLVVALIVFVFRRPHARRFAMLTVCVLGAAASMLVMGVGTWRSGAPLGADASRFYFGTDSHSAGLLVGAALAVWRGGAGFGGPALRPATVRSTLVGVVALGALLWSLWAVHSWSVALYRWGFAALALLTAVLVAAATRPGVLGRVLDLEPLAAIGRRSYGLYLWHWPVFVFTRPELDVPLTGTANIALKLGLTFVLSELSYQLVEQPVRRLGLRGAWRSLRSHSIGRIARPALVSTLVAVFASTGAVAAMSPQPKTTAKAAVTAAVEEPAPPSFAVPSAAPSATSDRPTGSAPSAPSLTASPTSSTSSSPTPSFDGRTSDMTMTVFGDSFAIGAANGLHRRFKTATLHAKEGEQGFVAVSELDRLAPSLTTDIVLIHVGNNGVIDEVALAAAIAKIPTHSVVVLGLPRVPRFWQNEVVKQLRSVAARSPRVKVADWYSLANPHDDWFVDGVHPNGNGVREYGNLIQRTVLGE; from the coding sequence ATGCGTGACGAGGGGGGCGTGCGCGTCGGCGAGCAAACGCCGGCTGCGCGTAAGCATGTCGGGGGACTGGACGGACTGCGAGCGATAGCAGTCGTCGCCGTCATCCTCTACCACCTCGAACTGCCCTGGGCCGCAGGCGGATTCCTCGGAGTCGACATCTTCTTCGTGATCAGCGGCTACCTGATCACCTCGCAATTGTGGGCCCGCGCATCTGCTCCGGGCGGCGGAGTCGATCTGCGTCGGTTCTGGGCGGCTCGTGCACGCCGGCTGATCCCGGCACTGGTCGTCGTCCTGCTCGCCACCACGCTCGCGCAGCTCGCCGCCGGACGCGATCAGCTCACCAGCTACCTCGGCGACCTCGGTGCGGCCGCGACGTACACCTCCAACTGGTGGTACGTGCTGCACGAACGTTCCTATTTCGAGGCGTTCGGTCGACCGCGGGCCCTGCAGCACCTGTGGTCGCTGGCGGTGGAGGAGCAGTTCTACGTCGTCTGGCCGTTGGTGGTCGCGCTCATCGTGTTCGTGTTCCGTCGTCCGCATGCGCGCAGGTTCGCGATGCTCACGGTCTGCGTACTCGGCGCGGCCGCGTCGATGCTCGTGATGGGCGTGGGCACCTGGCGTTCCGGCGCGCCGCTGGGAGCAGACGCCTCCCGTTTCTACTTCGGCACCGACTCCCACAGCGCCGGTCTGCTGGTCGGCGCGGCGCTTGCGGTATGGCGCGGCGGCGCCGGCTTCGGCGGACCCGCGCTCCGCCCGGCCACCGTTCGGTCGACGCTTGTCGGAGTCGTGGCGCTCGGTGCCCTGCTGTGGTCGCTGTGGGCGGTGCACTCATGGTCGGTTGCGTTGTACCGCTGGGGTTTCGCGGCTCTCGCTCTGCTCACGGCCGTTCTCGTCGCGGCTGCCACTCGTCCCGGTGTGCTGGGCCGAGTGCTCGACCTCGAACCCCTCGCTGCGATCGGACGCCGGTCCTACGGCCTCTACCTGTGGCACTGGCCGGTCTTCGTCTTCACCCGTCCCGAACTCGACGTCCCGCTGACCGGCACGGCGAACATCGCCCTCAAGCTCGGACTGACGTTCGTGCTGTCGGAGTTGTCGTATCAACTGGTCGAGCAACCCGTCCGACGGCTGGGGCTGCGCGGTGCATGGCGGTCACTGCGTTCGCACTCGATCGGACGTATCGCGCGTCCGGCGCTGGTGAGCACGCTCGTCGCGGTCTTCGCATCGACCGGTGCCGTCGCCGCGATGAGCCCGCAGCCGAAGACCACGGCGAAAGCTGCCGTCACCGCGGCTGTCGAGGAGCCTGCTCCGCCGTCGTTCGCCGTCCCGTCTGCGGCGCCGTCAGCAACGAGCGACCGACCGACCGGTTCCGCCCCTTCGGCGCCGTCCCTGACCGCATCGCCGACGTCGTCAACCAGCAGTTCACCGACTCCGTCCTTCGACGGTCGCACATCGGACATGACCATGACCGTGTTCGGTGACTCGTTCGCGATCGGTGCCGCCAACGGGTTGCACCGGCGGTTCAAGACGGCGACCCTGCACGCCAAGGAAGGTGAGCAGGGGTTCGTCGCTGTGTCCGAACTCGACCGGTTGGCGCCGTCCCTGACCACGGACATCGTCCTCATCCATGTCGGCAACAACGGTGTCATCGACGAGGTCGCGCTGGCCGCCGCCATCGCGAAGATCCCGACGCACAGCGTCGTGGTACTCGGGCTTCCTCGCGTGCCTCGGTTCTGGCAGAACGAGGTGGTCAAGCAGTTGCGCTCGGTCGCCGCTCGCTCACCGCGAGTGAAGGTGGCTGACTGGTACTCCCTGGCCAACCCGCACGACGACTGGTTCGTCGACGGAGTTCACCCGAACGGCAACGGAGTTCGCGAGTACGGCAACTTGATCCAGCGCACCGTCCTCGGCGAGTAG
- a CDS encoding M18 family aminopeptidase, producing the protein MLDAADGLIEYLGTSPSPFHACETSARMLEDAGFVRLLETDAWPSESGRYYLVRGGTLAAWSTEHADGATTPFRIVGAHTDSPNFRIKPQPDHRSIGYAQLGVEPYGGIILNSWLDRDLGLSGRVTVRENGSVAAKLLRVDEPLLRISRLAIHLDRSAAEGEVFNKQFQIAPHWALGDAPSFREFLGDRLGVAGADVLAWDVMTHDIQPAGRTGLNGEFVAGARMDNLATSYAGTRALIRAVEDGPADSTVQVLVLFDHEEIGSMTERGAFSVLLPTVLERIVSGLGGGRDDYHRALAGTVIASGDMAHATHPNYADRHEPDHRIALNGGPVLKVNTNGRYATDSVGAGSFALACEQAGVPMQSFVMRSDLPCGSTVGPMTSALTGATTVDFGAPTLSMHSVRELVGSDDQQMYADALTAFLAPA; encoded by the coding sequence ATGCTGGATGCCGCGGACGGACTGATCGAGTACCTGGGCACGAGCCCGTCGCCGTTCCATGCGTGCGAGACGTCAGCTCGCATGCTGGAGGACGCGGGTTTCGTCCGGCTGCTGGAGACGGACGCCTGGCCGAGCGAATCCGGGCGCTACTACCTCGTCCGCGGCGGCACGCTGGCCGCGTGGAGCACCGAGCACGCCGACGGCGCCACGACACCGTTCCGCATCGTCGGGGCGCACACCGACTCCCCCAACTTCCGGATCAAGCCGCAGCCCGACCATCGGAGCATCGGCTACGCACAGTTGGGGGTCGAGCCGTACGGCGGCATCATCCTGAACAGCTGGCTGGACCGCGACCTCGGCCTCTCGGGGCGGGTCACTGTTCGCGAGAACGGCTCTGTCGCAGCGAAACTGCTACGGGTCGACGAACCGCTGCTGCGTATCTCGCGACTTGCGATCCACCTCGACCGCAGCGCCGCGGAGGGTGAGGTCTTCAACAAGCAGTTCCAGATCGCACCGCACTGGGCGCTGGGTGACGCACCCTCGTTCCGCGAATTCCTCGGTGACCGGCTCGGGGTCGCCGGGGCCGACGTCCTGGCATGGGATGTGATGACGCACGACATCCAACCGGCCGGCCGCACGGGGCTGAACGGTGAGTTCGTGGCCGGCGCGCGGATGGACAACCTCGCGACGTCCTACGCCGGCACCCGGGCGCTGATCCGCGCGGTCGAGGACGGCCCGGCCGACTCGACCGTCCAGGTGCTTGTGCTCTTCGACCACGAGGAGATCGGGTCGATGACCGAGCGTGGCGCCTTCTCGGTGCTGCTGCCGACCGTGCTCGAACGGATCGTCTCCGGGCTCGGTGGCGGACGGGATGACTACCACCGTGCGCTTGCCGGCACGGTGATCGCGTCCGGCGACATGGCGCACGCCACGCACCCCAACTACGCCGACCGGCACGAACCCGACCACCGCATCGCGCTGAACGGCGGTCCGGTGTTGAAGGTCAACACCAACGGCCGTTACGCCACCGACAGCGTCGGTGCCGGGTCGTTCGCGCTCGCCTGTGAGCAGGCCGGCGTGCCGATGCAGTCCTTCGTCATGCGTTCGGATCTGCCGTGCGGCTCGACCGTCGGACCGATGACCTCGGCGCTCACCGGTGCGACCACCGTCGACTTCGGTGCGCCGACCCTGTCGATGCACTCCGTGCGCGAACTCGTCGGTTCGGACGACCAGCAGATGTACGCCGACGCGTTGACCGCGTTCCTCGCACCCGCCTGA
- a CDS encoding DUF349 domain-containing protein, with protein MSTDAPKPTPRPGVPTPAAIKPHTPAAAPAATPVAASSNSVTFGRVADDGTVFVRTPDGEKEVGSYPDATHEEALAYFARKYDELAASANLLLQRVVQTDLSTQDGQTALKSLREQVLQANVVGDLPALDNTVEQIATALAAKAEVESKARAEAKKESAAKREELVAEAEKIASQPVEKVQWKQSTARMRELLDEWKTLQRSQVRLDKETENSLWTRFSAARNGFDKTRRTHFAKLDEEHSSAKATKQKLVEEAEKLSESTEWGPTAGAFKRLMSEWKRAGRASRADDDALWAKFKAAQDAFFNAKDEVAAAENVEFEANLKVKEELLTQAQALVPIKDLEKAKKDLHAIQDKWDAAGKVPRKDIERMERGMRKVEQTIREAENKQWKKTDPELAARAGSFAQQLQRAVSDLQDEITAAEAKGDDKKAAKLREELKTKQTWLDQAMGGLKEFGS; from the coding sequence ATGTCGACCGACGCACCGAAGCCGACGCCCCGCCCCGGCGTCCCCACGCCCGCTGCGATCAAGCCGCACACCCCGGCCGCAGCGCCCGCTGCCACCCCGGTGGCCGCGTCCAGCAACTCCGTGACGTTCGGCCGGGTCGCCGACGACGGCACCGTGTTCGTCCGCACCCCGGACGGTGAGAAGGAGGTCGGGTCCTACCCCGACGCCACCCACGAGGAGGCGCTCGCCTACTTCGCCCGCAAGTACGACGAGTTGGCGGCATCCGCGAACCTGCTGCTGCAGCGCGTGGTGCAGACCGACCTGTCCACCCAGGACGGCCAGACGGCGCTGAAGTCCCTGCGCGAGCAGGTCTTGCAGGCGAACGTCGTCGGTGACCTGCCCGCACTCGACAACACCGTCGAGCAGATCGCGACCGCCCTCGCAGCCAAGGCCGAGGTCGAGTCGAAGGCTCGCGCCGAGGCCAAGAAGGAGTCGGCCGCCAAGCGCGAGGAGCTTGTCGCCGAGGCGGAGAAGATCGCGTCCCAGCCGGTCGAGAAGGTGCAGTGGAAGCAGTCCACCGCTCGAATGCGCGAACTGTTGGACGAGTGGAAGACGTTGCAGCGCAGCCAGGTTCGGCTCGACAAGGAGACCGAGAACTCCCTGTGGACGCGGTTCAGCGCCGCCCGGAACGGCTTCGACAAGACCCGACGCACCCATTTCGCCAAGCTCGACGAGGAGCACTCTTCCGCCAAGGCCACCAAGCAGAAGTTGGTCGAGGAAGCCGAGAAGCTGTCCGAGAGCACCGAGTGGGGCCCGACCGCAGGTGCGTTCAAGCGGTTGATGAGCGAGTGGAAGCGCGCCGGTCGCGCCTCCCGTGCCGACGACGACGCACTGTGGGCGAAGTTCAAGGCAGCTCAGGACGCGTTCTTCAACGCCAAGGACGAAGTGGCCGCCGCTGAGAACGTCGAGTTCGAGGCCAACCTGAAGGTGAAGGAAGAACTCCTCACCCAGGCGCAGGCGCTTGTGCCGATCAAGGACCTGGAGAAGGCCAAGAAGGATCTGCACGCGATCCAGGACAAGTGGGACGCCGCCGGCAAGGTGCCGCGTAAGGACATCGAGCGGATGGAGCGCGGCATGCGCAAGGTCGAGCAGACCATCCGCGAGGCTGAAAACAAGCAGTGGAAGAAGACCGACCCCGAACTCGCTGCGCGCGCCGGATCGTTCGCGCAGCAGCTGCAGCGGGCGGTCAGCGACCTGCAGGACGAGATCACCGCGGCCGAGGCCAAGGGTGATGACAAGAAGGCCGCGAAGCTGCGCGAGGAGCTCAAGACCAAGCAAACCTGGCTCGACCAGGCGATGGGCGGACTGAAGGAGTTCGGCAGCTGA
- a CDS encoding peptidylprolyl isomerase: protein MAATVIGGSLAGCADGDDSPQNTTSAGSSATSAGEGGAGGAACTPATSKEGLKLPAKECAQGKTFDASMETDQGTVKFELYGDKAPQTVASFIQLSGAYYADTSCHRLVPDFVLQCGDPTGTGQGGPGYTYGLENAPADDQYPRGTLAMARQGNKGDSNGGQFFVTLKDVPIPSDNAGGYTIFGKVVSGMDVVDKVAAGGVGADGTAPKTPVTIKKITVTEKKA from the coding sequence GTGGCAGCCACCGTGATCGGCGGTTCGCTCGCCGGTTGCGCCGATGGTGACGACAGCCCGCAGAACACCACGTCCGCCGGATCGTCGGCGACCTCGGCCGGCGAGGGTGGCGCGGGTGGCGCAGCCTGCACGCCGGCGACGAGCAAAGAGGGCCTGAAGCTGCCGGCCAAGGAGTGCGCGCAGGGCAAGACCTTCGACGCCAGCATGGAGACCGACCAGGGCACGGTGAAGTTCGAGCTGTACGGCGACAAGGCACCGCAGACGGTCGCGTCGTTCATCCAGCTCTCGGGCGCCTACTACGCCGACACCTCGTGCCACCGTCTCGTGCCCGACTTCGTGCTGCAGTGCGGTGACCCCACCGGCACGGGTCAGGGCGGGCCGGGCTACACCTACGGCCTGGAGAACGCACCCGCCGACGACCAGTACCCGCGCGGCACCCTTGCGATGGCGCGCCAGGGAAACAAGGGCGACAGCAACGGCGGTCAGTTCTTCGTCACCCTGAAGGACGTGCCGATCCCGTCCGACAACGCCGGCGGCTACACCATCTTCGGCAAGGTGGTCAGCGGCATGGACGTCGTCGACAAGGTGGCTGCCGGCGGCGTCGGTGCCGACGGCACCGCACCCAAGACCCCTGTCACGATCAAGAAGATCACCGTCACTGAGAAGAAGGCCTGA
- a CDS encoding MBL fold metallo-hydrolase — protein MLTVYFPAQAFATNCYVLATGRGQECVVVDPGIGVMPQLTEVLTDLDLKPTAVLLTHGHVDHVYSVTPVCGGELGAYIHHDDRYRLADPLSSLDPGLLHMFEQQFGQQAGWKEPEHIVEIADAQKLTLAGLDFTVSHAPGHTEGSVMFGIDTIPDGLPGEVEVTSTVLSGDVLFAGSIGRTDLPGGSHESMQRSLKDVVLPLPDTALVLPGHGPGTTMAHERMSNPFLQNL, from the coding sequence GTGCTGACCGTCTATTTCCCGGCCCAGGCCTTCGCAACCAACTGTTATGTGCTGGCCACCGGCCGCGGACAGGAATGCGTCGTCGTCGACCCGGGCATCGGGGTGATGCCGCAGCTGACCGAGGTCCTGACCGATCTCGACCTGAAGCCGACCGCCGTGCTGTTGACCCACGGACACGTCGATCACGTGTACTCCGTGACGCCCGTCTGCGGCGGCGAACTCGGCGCCTACATCCACCACGACGACCGTTACCGGCTCGCCGACCCGCTGTCGAGCCTCGATCCGGGCCTGCTGCACATGTTCGAGCAGCAGTTCGGGCAACAGGCCGGTTGGAAGGAACCCGAGCACATCGTCGAGATCGCCGACGCACAGAAGCTGACGCTCGCCGGCCTCGACTTCACCGTCAGCCACGCCCCCGGCCATACCGAGGGTTCGGTGATGTTCGGCATCGACACGATTCCGGACGGTCTTCCCGGCGAGGTCGAGGTGACCTCGACCGTGCTGTCCGGCGACGTGCTGTTCGCGGGCTCCATCGGCCGCACCGACCTACCGGGCGGTTCGCACGAGTCGATGCAGCGGTCGCTGAAGGACGTCGTCCTGCCGCTGCCCGACACCGCACTGGTGCTGCCCGGCCACGGCCCCGGCACCACCATGGCTCACGAGCGCATGAGCAACCCCTTCCTCCAGAACCTCTGA
- the hisS gene encoding histidine--tRNA ligase, which translates to MASKVTPISGFQEWLPTERIAEQYFLDTIREVFELHGFASVNTRSVESVERLSSQGEDADKEIYAVRRLAAPADEQAEPTLGLHFDMTVPFARYVLENAGKLTFPFRRYQIQQAWRGERPQRGRYREFIQADIDIVDAGELPAHYEAELLLVIADVFARLPVGDYTIHVNNRKICEGFYLGLGIDDVIGTLRIVDKLDKIGPQKVAELLVANGLTDEQAKQCLALAEINSPDGSFVERVRALGVEHPTLDEGLAHLESVIATAAEHAPGVAIADLRIARGLDYYTGTVYETMLERDPGYGSICSGGRYDSLATDGKRTYPGVGISIGVSRLLGLLIGEEGLTASRETPVAVLVAVNDEDSRAESTRIATALRSRGIATLVAPKAAKFGKQIQFADRRGIPFVWFPGAGEDGSDQVKDIRSGQQSAADRSSWTPPQADLRPSLVSPTTD; encoded by the coding sequence ATGGCTTCCAAGGTCACTCCGATCAGTGGCTTCCAGGAATGGCTGCCCACCGAGCGCATCGCCGAGCAGTACTTCCTCGACACCATCCGTGAGGTGTTCGAGCTGCACGGCTTCGCCTCGGTGAACACCCGCTCCGTCGAGTCGGTCGAGCGGCTGTCCAGCCAGGGCGAGGACGCCGACAAGGAGATCTACGCCGTCCGCCGGTTGGCAGCCCCCGCCGACGAGCAGGCTGAGCCGACGCTGGGCCTGCACTTCGACATGACGGTGCCGTTCGCGCGCTACGTGCTGGAGAACGCCGGCAAGTTGACGTTCCCCTTCCGTCGCTACCAGATCCAGCAGGCCTGGCGTGGTGAACGACCGCAGCGCGGCCGGTACCGCGAGTTCATCCAGGCCGACATCGACATCGTCGACGCGGGGGAGTTGCCCGCGCACTATGAGGCCGAACTGCTGTTGGTCATCGCGGACGTGTTCGCGCGGCTACCGGTCGGTGACTACACGATTCACGTCAACAACCGCAAGATCTGCGAGGGCTTCTACCTCGGTCTCGGTATCGACGACGTGATCGGCACGCTGCGCATCGTCGACAAGCTCGACAAGATCGGGCCGCAGAAGGTCGCGGAGCTCCTGGTCGCGAACGGCTTGACCGACGAGCAGGCCAAGCAGTGCCTCGCGCTGGCGGAGATCAACTCACCGGACGGTTCGTTCGTCGAGCGTGTCCGTGCCCTCGGGGTCGAGCACCCGACGCTGGACGAGGGACTGGCGCACCTCGAGTCGGTCATCGCCACCGCGGCCGAGCACGCTCCCGGCGTCGCGATCGCCGACCTGCGCATCGCGCGCGGCCTCGACTACTACACCGGCACCGTCTACGAGACGATGCTCGAACGTGACCCCGGTTACGGGTCGATCTGCTCCGGAGGTCGGTACGACTCGCTCGCCACCGACGGCAAGCGCACCTACCCCGGGGTCGGCATCTCGATCGGCGTCTCGCGCCTGCTGGGTCTGCTCATCGGCGAGGAGGGCCTGACGGCCTCCCGGGAGACCCCGGTCGCTGTGCTCGTCGCCGTCAACGACGAGGACTCGCGGGCCGAATCCACCCGCATCGCAACGGCTTTACGCAGTCGCGGGATTGCGACGCTGGTGGCGCCGAAGGCCGCGAAGTTCGGCAAACAGATCCAGTTCGCCGACCGTCGCGGGATTCCGTTCGTGTGGTTCCCGGGGGCCGGCGAGGACGGCAGCGACCAGGTGAAGGACATCCGTTCCGGCCAGCAGTCGGCAGCCGACCGCTCCTCGTGGACGCCGCCGCAGGCCGACCTGCGTCCGTCGCTGGTGAGTCCTACGACGGACTGA
- the xerD gene encoding site-specific tyrosine recombinase XerD — MAASALERSVRGWLDHLRVERGVSVHTLKAYGRDLERYRGYLAGLGVTDAVKVGENEVSGFLAHLREGDDEHPPLAASSAARSLVAVRGFHKFLALEGETTKDAAEGVSPPTPGRRLPKAISQDEVARLLDAASVGDTPNSLRDRAMLELMYGIGARVSEITGLDVDDVDFETDTVRVLGKGDKERLLPLGSFAKDAVQSYVVRARPVFASKGKGTPALFLNQRGGRLSRQSVWNTIQACGERAGLTAQLSPHTLRHSFATHLLDGGADVRVVQELLGHASVTTTQIYTLVTVQQLREVFAGSHPRAR, encoded by the coding sequence ATGGCCGCCAGCGCGCTCGAACGCAGCGTCCGCGGGTGGCTCGATCACCTGCGGGTGGAGCGCGGTGTCTCGGTACACACCCTGAAGGCGTACGGTCGCGACCTCGAGCGCTACCGCGGCTATCTCGCCGGCCTCGGTGTCACGGACGCCGTGAAGGTGGGGGAGAACGAGGTCAGCGGGTTCCTGGCTCACTTGCGAGAGGGCGACGACGAGCATCCGCCACTCGCGGCGTCGTCTGCGGCCAGGTCGCTGGTGGCCGTGCGCGGCTTCCACAAGTTCCTCGCGTTGGAGGGGGAGACCACCAAGGACGCGGCCGAAGGTGTGTCCCCGCCGACTCCGGGACGACGGTTGCCGAAGGCGATCAGCCAGGACGAGGTGGCGCGACTGCTCGACGCGGCGAGCGTCGGTGACACGCCGAACTCGTTGCGGGACAGGGCGATGCTGGAGCTGATGTACGGCATCGGTGCGCGCGTCAGCGAGATCACCGGGTTGGACGTCGACGACGTCGACTTCGAGACCGACACCGTCCGCGTCCTGGGGAAGGGCGACAAGGAACGGTTGTTACCGCTCGGTTCGTTCGCCAAGGACGCAGTGCAGTCGTACGTCGTCCGTGCCCGTCCGGTGTTCGCATCGAAGGGCAAGGGGACGCCCGCGTTGTTCCTGAACCAGCGCGGCGGACGCCTGTCGCGCCAGTCGGTGTGGAACACCATTCAGGCCTGTGGGGAGCGTGCCGGACTGACCGCTCAGCTGTCGCCGCACACGCTGCGCCACTCGTTCGCTACGCACCTGCTGGACGGCGGTGCCGACGTCCGCGTCGTGCAGGAACTGCTCGGTCATGCCTCCGTCACCACGACGCAGATCTACACGCTGGTCACCGTCCAGCAACTGCGTGAGGTGTTCGCCGGATCGCACCCGAGGGCGCGCTGA
- a CDS encoding ParA family protein, whose translation MSQQETLGPTGRPLPTFPYPKRLESHGPARIIALCNQKGGVGKTTTTINLGAALAEYGRRVLVVDFDPQGALSAGLGVRSNELDLTVYNLLVERGHDIHKVIQGTGVMNLDVLPANIDLSAAEVQLVGEVAREMILARVLRPVADEYDVILIDCQPSLGLLTVNALTASHGVIIPLECEFFAMRGVALLVETIDKVTDRLNPRLEIDGIVATMYDGRTLHSRDVVRSVVDHFGDKVFHTTINRTVKFPDATLAAEPITKYASNHGAAEAYRQLARELIARGDAA comes from the coding sequence TTGAGCCAGCAGGAGACCCTCGGTCCCACCGGCCGCCCGCTACCGACCTTCCCGTACCCCAAGCGGCTGGAGAGTCACGGACCCGCGCGCATCATCGCGTTGTGCAACCAGAAGGGCGGGGTCGGCAAGACCACCACGACGATCAACCTCGGCGCAGCCCTGGCCGAGTACGGCCGGCGCGTTCTCGTCGTCGACTTCGATCCGCAGGGTGCGCTGTCCGCCGGTCTCGGCGTCCGCAGCAACGAACTCGACCTCACCGTCTACAACCTGCTGGTCGAACGCGGTCACGACATCCACAAAGTCATCCAGGGCACCGGGGTCATGAATCTCGATGTGCTGCCGGCCAACATCGACCTGTCGGCTGCCGAGGTCCAGCTGGTCGGCGAGGTCGCTCGCGAGATGATCCTGGCGCGCGTGCTGCGTCCGGTCGCCGACGAGTACGACGTCATCCTGATCGACTGCCAGCCCAGCCTGGGTCTGCTCACGGTCAACGCGCTCACCGCGTCACACGGCGTGATCATCCCGCTCGAGTGCGAATTCTTCGCGATGCGCGGTGTCGCCCTGCTGGTCGAGACCATCGACAAGGTCACCGACCGCCTCAACCCGCGCCTGGAGATCGACGGCATCGTCGCCACCATGTACGACGGACGCACGCTGCACAGCCGCGACGTCGTCCGATCGGTGGTCGACCACTTCGGCGACAAGGTGTTCCACACCACGATCAACCGCACGGTGAAGTTCCCCGACGCCACCCTCGCGGCCGAACCGATCACCAAGTACGCCTCCAACCACGGCGCAGCCGAGGCCTACCGACAGTTGGCTCGTGAACTCATCGCCCGCGGCGACGCAGCCTGA
- a CDS encoding segregation and condensation protein A: protein MLAESADVSTSDEVVPGGVITKRGASTPFQVHLDVFSGPFDLLLGLIAKHKLDVTEIALHKVTDEFIAHIRQAQKTKADWDLGQASEFLLIAATLLDLKAARLLPNSGPEDEDDLALIEARDLLFARLLQYRAFKQVAAAFDQRMATAGRITARQAGLEEQFAGLLPELVMNVTPEQLAMIAASAMIPKMPPSVGLEHLHQAAVSVREQAEIVANKLRAQPVSSFRDLVADADNTLVIVARFLAVLELFKEAVIVFEQEEALGDLTVRWTADTDTHVEVSAEFDEDDPVPTAEPDPDTTAPDDEGAGDD from the coding sequence CTGCTCGCCGAATCCGCTGACGTATCCACATCGGACGAGGTCGTACCCGGTGGCGTGATCACCAAGCGCGGTGCGTCCACCCCGTTCCAGGTGCACCTCGACGTCTTTTCCGGGCCCTTCGACCTGCTGCTCGGCCTCATCGCCAAGCACAAGCTCGATGTCACCGAGATCGCGTTGCACAAGGTCACCGACGAGTTCATCGCGCACATCCGGCAGGCACAGAAGACGAAGGCCGACTGGGACCTCGGTCAGGCGTCGGAGTTCCTGCTCATCGCGGCAACTCTGTTGGACCTCAAGGCTGCTCGGTTGTTGCCGAACTCCGGCCCGGAGGACGAGGACGACCTCGCCCTCATCGAGGCGCGCGACCTGCTGTTCGCACGACTGTTGCAGTACCGCGCGTTCAAGCAGGTTGCCGCAGCCTTCGATCAGCGCATGGCGACCGCCGGACGCATCACGGCCCGCCAGGCAGGTCTGGAGGAGCAGTTCGCCGGTCTGCTGCCCGAACTCGTCATGAATGTGACGCCCGAGCAGCTGGCGATGATCGCGGCGTCCGCGATGATCCCGAAGATGCCGCCGTCGGTCGGTCTGGAGCATCTGCACCAGGCTGCGGTCAGCGTGCGTGAGCAAGCCGAGATCGTCGCGAACAAGCTTCGGGCGCAACCGGTTTCGTCGTTCCGCGACTTGGTTGCCGACGCCGACAACACGCTCGTGATCGTCGCGCGGTTCCTTGCTGTGCTGGAACTGTTCAAGGAGGCGGTGATCGTCTTCGAGCAGGAGGAGGCGCTGGGCGATCTCACGGTGCGCTGGACCGCGGACACAGATACTCACGTGGAGGTCAGCGCCGAGTTCGACGAGGACGACCCGGTGCCGACGGCTGAGCCCGACCCCGACACCACAGCACCAGATGACGAAGGAGCCGGCGATGACTGA
- the scpB gene encoding SMC-Scp complex subunit ScpB, translating into MTEPQQEPLDVPVPAIEVPVEPEGFDVEDFPGGARSTIEAILMVVDQPLTPLELADALELEEHDVREHLLALEDEYALQQRGFTIREINGGWRVYSRADYAPAVEKFLLGGQQAKLTQASLETLAVIAYRQPISRARVGAVRGVNVDGVIRTLTTRGLIAEMGTDGDGGAMLYGTTPYFLQRMGLSSLDELPALAPYLPETDVIDELIEQGHA; encoded by the coding sequence ATGACTGAGCCGCAACAGGAACCGCTCGACGTGCCGGTGCCCGCGATCGAGGTGCCGGTCGAGCCCGAAGGCTTCGACGTCGAGGACTTCCCAGGTGGTGCACGCAGCACGATCGAGGCCATCCTGATGGTCGTCGACCAGCCGCTGACGCCTCTCGAGCTGGCCGACGCCCTCGAACTCGAGGAGCACGACGTCCGGGAACACCTCCTCGCGCTCGAGGACGAATACGCCTTGCAGCAGCGTGGATTCACCATCCGCGAGATCAACGGTGGGTGGCGCGTCTACAGTCGGGCGGACTACGCACCGGCTGTGGAGAAGTTCCTCCTGGGCGGTCAGCAGGCCAAGCTGACCCAGGCGTCGCTGGAGACCCTCGCCGTCATCGCGTACCGCCAGCCCATCTCCCGCGCCCGGGTCGGCGCGGTGCGCGGCGTGAACGTCGACGGCGTCATCCGCACCCTCACCACCCGTGGCCTGATCGCCGAGATGGGCACCGACGGCGACGGCGGCGCGATGCTCTACGGCACCACCCCCTACTTCCTGCAGCGCATGGGCCTGTCGTCACTCGACGAACTGCCCGCGCTGGCCCCCTACCTACCCGAGACCGACGTGATCGACGAACTGATTGAGCAGGGACACGCATGA